A region of Ochrobactrum quorumnocens DNA encodes the following proteins:
- a CDS encoding TetR/AcrR family transcriptional regulator: protein MLSTELRNAGEAASPALGDAEAPAPRMRADARRNEEAVLEAAKIVFARSGVDAPIREIATQAGVGLGTLYRRFPTRADLVAAVFRREVDACAGAAAMLAAEHGPADALAAWLKRYTRFLATKQGLAAALHSGDPAFATLPDYFRSRFEPALSMLLNAAAAAGEVRADIAPYDLLRAIGNLAVASGEDGPAHTERMLMLLLDGLRYGAAKSK from the coding sequence ATGTTGTCGACTGAACTCCGGAATGCAGGCGAGGCCGCGTCACCGGCTCTTGGCGATGCCGAAGCACCCGCACCGCGAATGCGTGCTGATGCTCGCAGAAACGAGGAAGCCGTTTTGGAAGCGGCCAAGATCGTGTTCGCCCGTTCGGGGGTGGATGCGCCCATCCGGGAGATTGCGACGCAGGCGGGCGTTGGGCTGGGTACGCTCTACCGCCGTTTCCCGACACGTGCCGATCTGGTGGCTGCGGTGTTTCGCCGGGAGGTTGATGCCTGCGCCGGTGCGGCGGCGATGCTTGCCGCTGAGCATGGGCCAGCCGATGCTCTGGCAGCTTGGTTGAAGCGCTACACGCGCTTCCTCGCTACCAAACAGGGGTTGGCCGCGGCGCTCCATTCCGGCGATCCGGCATTCGCCACCTTGCCGGACTATTTCCGAAGCCGATTTGAACCGGCTCTGTCGATGCTGCTGAATGCTGCTGCCGCTGCGGGAGAAGTCCGAGCTGACATTGCGCCCTACGATCTGCTGCGCGCGATCGGAAACCTCGCCGTGGCTTCAGGGGAGGATGGGCCGGCGCACACCGAACGAATGCTCATGCTGCTGCTGGATGGCCTGCGTTATGGCGCGGCGAAGTCGAAATAG
- a CDS encoding SDR family oxidoreductase, which yields MNTILITGTSSGFGLETARYFLDRDWTVIATMRTPREDVLPASERLRVVALDVTDAASITSALDKAGPIDALVNNAGAGLMGALEGVSIDATRQLFELNTFGTMAMTRAALPGFRVQGSGVIVNVSSAVTLKPLPLLSAYTASKAAVEVFSENLALEVEPFGVRVRLVVPGRAPETPFSATARARSQNGIPEAYAAWARQVFSAAPQLVEITTASDVAEAVWQAVTDASSPFRIPAGADAVTLAAQVA from the coding sequence ATGAACACGATTCTCATCACCGGCACCTCGTCCGGCTTCGGGCTTGAGACTGCCCGCTATTTCCTTGATCGCGACTGGACCGTCATTGCCACAATGCGCACGCCTCGTGAGGATGTGCTGCCAGCATCCGAACGTCTGCGCGTCGTTGCACTCGATGTGACCGACGCTGCCAGCATCACCAGTGCTCTGGATAAAGCAGGGCCGATCGACGCCCTCGTCAACAACGCCGGTGCCGGTCTGATGGGTGCGCTGGAAGGCGTGTCGATCGACGCAACGCGCCAGCTTTTCGAGCTGAACACGTTCGGCACCATGGCGATGACGCGAGCCGCACTGCCCGGCTTCCGGGTGCAAGGGTCGGGCGTGATCGTCAACGTGTCGTCCGCCGTGACGCTCAAGCCGTTGCCGCTGCTGTCCGCCTACACGGCCAGCAAGGCAGCCGTAGAGGTATTCAGCGAAAACCTCGCTTTGGAAGTGGAGCCCTTCGGTGTGCGTGTGCGGCTGGTCGTCCCCGGCCGCGCGCCGGAAACGCCCTTTAGCGCGACCGCCCGTGCCCGCTCGCAGAACGGCATACCCGAAGCCTATGCTGCGTGGGCCAGACAGGTGTTCTCCGCAGCGCCGCAGCTCGTCGAAATCACCACCGCAAGTGACGTGGCGGAAGCGGTCTGGCAGGCCGTGACCGATGCGTCTTCTCCGTTTCGCATCCCGGCCGGCGCGGACGCCGTAACGCTTGCCGCGCAGGTCGCGTAA
- a CDS encoding alpha/beta hydrolase family protein, which produces MSNPFAETRARTAGLPAVVSISPITLLSPGRGVDLHVRVSLPISGHTLPVIIFSHGNGQSFHAYGPLADYWAAHGFAVIQPTHLDSRMVGLAANDPRRPQFWRFREQDLATVLDGLDRIENEASLIRGRLDHSRIAVAGHSWGAQTASTLLGTTHPDPDDGSMVNRKDNRVKAGVLLAPPGRGNGLTEYAAHTYPFMYPDFSTMTAPTLVIVGDRDVGRLSTHGAEWWRDAYDLSPSPKVLFTAFGGEHALGGIPGYEARETTDERPQRVAAIQRLSTAFLRSALYPGDPAFSETVATLAADAAPEGSVETK; this is translated from the coding sequence ATGTCCAACCCGTTCGCAGAAACCCGCGCGCGCACTGCCGGATTACCCGCCGTTGTTTCCATCTCTCCCATTACCTTACTGTCACCGGGACGAGGCGTTGATCTGCACGTTCGGGTTTCCTTACCGATCTCAGGCCACACGCTGCCCGTCATCATCTTCTCGCACGGCAATGGCCAGTCGTTTCACGCCTATGGCCCCCTTGCCGATTATTGGGCAGCGCATGGTTTCGCCGTAATCCAGCCGACACATCTGGATTCGCGGATGGTCGGCCTTGCCGCGAACGATCCTCGCCGCCCCCAATTCTGGCGCTTTCGTGAGCAAGACCTAGCCACCGTCCTCGACGGGCTTGATCGCATAGAGAACGAAGCATCGCTGATCCGGGGGCGGCTCGACCACTCTCGTATCGCGGTTGCCGGCCATTCATGGGGCGCCCAGACCGCCAGTACCTTGCTTGGCACCACCCATCCCGATCCCGACGACGGATCGATGGTCAATAGGAAGGACAACCGCGTGAAAGCGGGCGTGCTGCTGGCGCCGCCAGGTAGAGGCAATGGCCTGACCGAATATGCGGCCCATACCTACCCATTCATGTATCCAGATTTCTCGACCATGACGGCGCCGACCTTGGTCATCGTCGGCGACCGCGATGTCGGCAGACTTTCGACACATGGCGCCGAGTGGTGGCGTGATGCATACGATTTGAGCCCCTCACCCAAGGTATTATTTACGGCCTTTGGCGGCGAGCATGCTCTTGGCGGCATCCCCGGCTACGAGGCACGCGAGACGACGGACGAACGGCCGCAGCGGGTCGCCGCGATCCAGCGTCTTTCCACCGCCTTCCTCCGCAGCGCGCTCTATCCCGGCGATCCCGCATTTTCCGAAACGGTCGCGACACTGGCAGCCGATGCCGCGCCGGAAGGCAGCGTCGAGACGAAGTAA
- the trbB gene encoding P-type conjugative transfer ATPase TrbB, with protein sequence MASTHHRQEAIQRGARMLRTALGAAIARFLEDPAVVEVMLNPDGRIWVDRLSEGLADTGETMTAADGERIVRLVAHHVGAEVHARSPRVSAELPETGERFEGLLPPVVASPAFAIRKPAVAVFTLDDYVAADIMTADQAVKLRAAVQSRANILVAGGTSTGKTTLTNALLAEVAKTADRVVIIEDTRELQCAAPNLVAMRTKDGVATLSDLVRSSLRLRPDRIPIGEVRGAEALDLLKAWGTGHPGGIGTIHAGSGIGALRRLEQLIQEAVVTVPRALIAETIDLIAVLSGRGSSRRLAEIARVDGIDPATGDYRITPATTSNGEAE encoded by the coding sequence ATGGCATCCACCCACCACAGACAGGAAGCGATCCAGCGCGGAGCGCGCATGCTGCGCACCGCGCTCGGAGCGGCAATCGCGCGGTTTCTGGAAGACCCGGCCGTGGTCGAGGTGATGCTGAACCCCGATGGGCGCATCTGGGTGGATCGGCTTTCCGAAGGGCTGGCCGACACCGGCGAGACGATGACGGCCGCCGATGGCGAGCGCATCGTGCGTCTGGTCGCGCACCATGTCGGTGCGGAGGTCCACGCCCGCTCGCCGCGCGTCTCGGCCGAGTTGCCGGAAACAGGTGAGCGTTTTGAGGGCCTGCTTCCACCAGTCGTAGCGTCACCCGCCTTCGCTATTCGCAAGCCGGCTGTCGCGGTCTTCACGCTCGACGATTATGTGGCCGCCGACATCATGACGGCCGATCAGGCAGTGAAGCTGCGCGCAGCGGTCCAGTCCCGCGCCAACATACTCGTCGCTGGGGGCACTTCCACCGGCAAGACAACGCTGACCAACGCGCTGCTCGCCGAGGTGGCGAAGACAGCAGATCGTGTCGTCATCATCGAGGATACCCGCGAGCTGCAATGCGCAGCGCCGAACCTCGTCGCCATGCGGACCAAGGATGGCGTTGCCACGCTCTCCGACCTTGTTCGCTCATCGCTTCGCCTGAGGCCCGACCGCATCCCCATCGGGGAGGTACGAGGTGCGGAAGCTCTCGACCTCCTCAAAGCCTGGGGCACCGGCCACCCGGGCGGCATCGGCACAATCCATGCCGGCTCCGGCATCGGCGCCCTACGCCGTCTTGAGCAACTCATCCAGGAAGCCGTCGTCACCGTCCCGCGCGCGCTGATCGCCGAGACCATCGATCTCATCGCCGTCCTCTCTGGGCGCGGCTCGTCCCGACGGCTGGCCGAGATCGCGCGCGTCGACGGCATCGATCCCGCCACCGGCGACTACCGCATCACCCCCGCAACCACCTCGAATGGAGAAGCTGAATGA
- a CDS encoding TrbC/VirB2 family protein, whose protein sequence is MRGSYKRLASSTALFTIMMLAATPPAHASGSSMPWEQPLQQILQSIEGPVAKIVAVIIIIATGLALAFGDTSGGFRRLIQIVFGLSIAFAASSFFLSFFSFGGGVLV, encoded by the coding sequence ATGCGTGGCAGCTATAAGCGTCTCGCCAGTTCGACCGCGCTCTTCACCATCATGATGCTGGCCGCCACGCCGCCAGCCCATGCCTCCGGCTCCTCCATGCCGTGGGAGCAGCCGCTTCAGCAGATACTCCAGTCGATTGAGGGGCCGGTGGCCAAGATTGTGGCGGTGATCATCATCATCGCCACCGGCCTGGCGCTCGCCTTCGGCGACACAAGCGGCGGCTTCCGCCGCCTGATCCAGATCGTATTCGGTCTGTCGATCGCCTTCGCGGCCAGCTCGTTCTTCCTCAGCTTCTTCAGCTTCGGCGGCGGGGTGCTTGTCTGA
- a CDS encoding VirB3 family type IV secretion system protein: protein MAAVLEQLDAVPGFTVPVHRALTEHILLGGAPRSIAIMNGTLAGAVGLGLRLWLVGLAIWAIGHFVAVWAARRDPLFVEVGRRHLRIPAFLAV from the coding sequence ATGGCGGCCGTCCTCGAACAACTCGACGCGGTGCCGGGGTTTACGGTGCCTGTCCATCGCGCCTTGACCGAGCACATCCTGCTCGGCGGCGCGCCGCGTTCCATCGCGATCATGAACGGCACGCTGGCCGGGGCCGTGGGCCTCGGCCTGCGCCTCTGGCTCGTCGGCCTCGCCATTTGGGCGATCGGTCATTTCGTGGCCGTCTGGGCGGCCCGTCGCGATCCGCTCTTTGTCGAGGTCGGGCGCAGGCATCTGCGCATTCCGGCTTTCCTGGCGGTGTGA
- the trbE gene encoding conjugal transfer protein TrbE, which yields MMNLAEYRRSAARLADYLPWVALVAPGIVLNKDGSFQRTARFRGPDLDSSVAAELVAVASRINNAFRRLGLGWSIFVEAQRYEAATYPDNIFPDPASALVDAERKADFEEAGAHFVSSYFLTFLFLPPAEEAARTESWLYEGRERSGVDPHEILRAFTDRTDRVLALLDGFMPSCGWLDDSETLTYLHSCVSTKRHRVRVPETPVYLDALLTDQALTGGLEPRLGDQNLRVLTIVGFPTATTPGLLDDLNRLAFPYRWSTRAILLDKTDATKLLAKIRRQWFAKRKSIAAILKEVMTNEQSVLVDTDAANKAADADMALQELGADVAGMAYVTATITVWDADPRIADEKLRLVEKVIQGRDFTAMIETVNAVDAWLGSLPGHVYANVRQPPISTLNLAHMIPLSAVWAGPERDEHFDAPPLLYGRTEGSTPFRLSLHVGDVGHTLVVGPTGAGKSVLLALIALQFRRYLRSQVFAFDFGGSIRAAALAMGGDWHDLGGGLTEGSDASVSLQPLARIHDTYERAWAADWIVAILMHEGIKITPEAKEHIWTALTSLASAPVGERTITGLSVLLQSNDLKQALRPYCVGGPYGRLLDAEAEHLGSADVQAFEIEGLVGTGAAPAVLAYLFHRIGDRLDGRPTLLIIDEGWLVLDDEGFAGQLREWLKTLRKKNASVIFATQSLSDIDNSDIAPAIIESCPTRLLLPNERAIEPQITAIYRRFGLNDRQIEILARATPKRDYYCQSRRGNRLFELGLSEVGLALCAASSKSDQTLIDQIFAEHGRDGFLTAWLNAREVGWAVDLLPNVQTLVPQPEKELQP from the coding sequence ATGATGAATCTCGCCGAATACCGCCGCTCCGCCGCCCGCCTTGCCGACTATCTGCCCTGGGTCGCTCTGGTCGCTCCCGGCATCGTGCTGAACAAGGATGGCTCTTTCCAGCGCACGGCCCGCTTTCGGGGTCCAGATCTGGATTCCTCCGTCGCGGCCGAGCTGGTTGCCGTTGCGAGCCGCATCAATAACGCTTTCCGCCGCCTTGGCCTGGGCTGGAGCATTTTCGTCGAGGCGCAACGGTACGAGGCCGCCACCTATCCCGACAACATCTTTCCCGATCCCGCGTCGGCTTTGGTCGATGCCGAACGCAAGGCCGATTTCGAAGAAGCCGGCGCGCATTTCGTATCGAGTTATTTTCTGACATTCCTGTTTCTTCCGCCGGCCGAGGAAGCCGCGCGCACCGAGTCCTGGCTTTACGAAGGCCGGGAGCGCTCGGGCGTCGACCCGCACGAAATCCTGCGCGCCTTCACCGACCGCACCGATCGCGTGCTGGCGCTGCTCGATGGCTTCATGCCCTCCTGCGGTTGGCTCGATGACAGCGAGACGCTGACCTACCTGCATTCCTGCGTGTCGACAAAACGCCACCGTGTCCGTGTGCCGGAAACGCCGGTCTATCTCGACGCGCTGCTCACCGACCAGGCGCTTACCGGCGGTCTGGAGCCGCGTCTTGGCGACCAGAATCTGCGTGTGCTGACCATCGTCGGCTTCCCGACGGCGACCACGCCGGGCCTGCTTGACGACCTGAACCGGCTGGCTTTCCCGTATCGCTGGTCGACGCGCGCGATCCTGCTCGACAAGACCGACGCGACGAAGCTGCTGGCCAAAATCAGGCGGCAGTGGTTCGCCAAGCGAAAGTCGATTGCCGCGATCCTCAAGGAGGTGATGACCAACGAGCAATCGGTGCTCGTGGACACTGACGCCGCGAACAAGGCAGCCGACGCGGACATGGCCTTGCAGGAACTCGGCGCGGATGTCGCCGGCATGGCCTATGTCACCGCGACCATCACGGTCTGGGACGCCGACCCGCGCATCGCCGATGAAAAACTGCGGCTGGTCGAGAAGGTCATCCAGGGCCGCGACTTCACGGCCATGATCGAGACGGTGAACGCCGTCGATGCCTGGCTCGGCAGTCTGCCCGGCCATGTCTACGCCAATGTGCGACAGCCGCCGATCTCGACGCTCAATCTCGCCCACATGATCCCCCTCTCTGCCGTGTGGGCGGGGCCGGAACGGGACGAACACTTCGATGCGCCCCCGCTGCTTTACGGCAGAACCGAAGGTTCGACCCCGTTCCGGTTGTCTTTGCATGTCGGCGATGTCGGCCACACGCTCGTTGTCGGCCCGACGGGCGCGGGCAAATCCGTGCTGCTCGCGCTCATCGCTTTGCAGTTCCGCCGGTACCTCCGCAGCCAGGTCTTCGCCTTCGACTTCGGCGGCTCGATCCGTGCCGCCGCGCTCGCCATGGGCGGCGACTGGCACGATCTCGGCGGCGGACTGACCGAAGGATCGGACGCCTCGGTATCGCTCCAGCCGTTGGCCCGCATTCACGATACCTATGAACGCGCCTGGGCCGCCGACTGGATCGTCGCGATCCTGATGCACGAAGGCATCAAGATCACGCCGGAGGCAAAGGAGCATATCTGGACGGCGCTCACCTCGCTTGCCTCGGCGCCGGTCGGCGAGCGCACGATCACTGGCCTCAGCGTTCTTCTTCAGTCCAACGATCTCAAGCAGGCGCTCCGGCCTTACTGTGTCGGCGGTCCTTACGGTCGGCTGCTGGATGCCGAAGCTGAACATCTCGGCTCGGCGGACGTACAGGCATTCGAGATCGAGGGGCTGGTCGGGACGGGCGCAGCCCCGGCTGTGCTCGCCTATCTCTTCCATCGCATCGGCGACAGGCTCGATGGGCGGCCGACGCTGCTCATCATCGACGAGGGCTGGCTGGTGCTCGACGACGAAGGCTTCGCCGGCCAGCTCCGCGAATGGCTGAAGACGCTCCGCAAGAAGAACGCCAGCGTCATCTTCGCCACGCAGTCGCTTTCCGACATCGACAATTCCGACATTGCTCCGGCCATCATCGAAAGCTGCCCGACGCGACTGCTCCTGCCGAACGAGCGCGCGATCGAGCCACAGATCACGGCGATCTATCGCCGGTTCGGTCTCAATGATCGCCAGATCGAGATCCTCGCGCGGGCGACGCCAAAGCGGGACTACTACTGTCAGTCACGCCGCGGCAATCGTCTGTTCGAGCTCGGCCTGTCCGAAGTCGGTCTCGCGCTCTGCGCTGCATCCTCGAAATCCGATCAAACGCTGATCGACCAGATCTTCGCCGAGCATGGCCGCGACGGTTTCCTGACCGCGTGGCTCAACGCCCGCGAGGTCGGTTGGGCCGTCGATCTCCTTCCCAATGTCCAAACACTCGTCCCCCAACCCGAAAAGGAGCTTCAGCCATGA